The sequence below is a genomic window from Salicibibacter cibarius.
GGTTGCGATTATGGATGAAAAAAATGACATTGCAGAGATGTTGGATACAGAACCTGCGTCCACGGTGTTATGAACGAAAAACCCACCCGGTGCTCGGGTGGGTTTTTGTCCAGTTTCACTGACATCTATGGTTATAGTTAGGTTATGCAATGATCGGCTTCTCAAGGGGGCGAACGGTTCACTCTCACGCCGGAAACGGAAGGGGGTGACCCTATGACAGTATATCAATGGATCATGGCAGGCTGCGCTTGCGGATCATTAATTGTTGGTGTGCTGACACTCATCTTCTTTTATAAAAAGAAGTAACCTCCTTGAGCTAGCAGGCCAGAAGGTTACCCTTTCCTACTGAGCCGTTACCCCTCTTGCAGGGGTACGGTCCATTGCTGGCCGCAGACATGGAGCTTCTGCGGTCTTTAATATATTATGCGGAAATTCTTCTTTGTATGTTCATTATACCACGAATTTAGGGTTTTCACACTAAAAAATCGCAAAGAATAGCACTGCTCAACGATATCAACGCGATAACCGTGATAATGTCAGTGTCAGCGATGTGCCAAAGTAGCTACGACAGTCTCCTCTTTTTAACGATCGCCTGGATTCTATAACTGCGGCTAGTAACCGTCACTCTCTCCTTCACCCGTAACAATCGCAATACCCGAACTTGTTCCAATCCGGTCGGTGCCCGCTTCGATAAAAGTCCTTGCGTCTTCTGCTGTCTTAACACCGCCGGCAGCTTTAAGTTTTCCGTTTTCACCGACGACTTCTTTCATTAATTTAATATCGGCGAGTGTCGCGCCGGCCGTGTGAAAGCCGGTTGATGTTTTTACATAATCGGCACCTGCTTCAAGCGCGAGACGAGTTGCTAGTTTCTTTTCTTCATCGGTTAGTCTGCTTGTCTCGATAATCACTTTTACAAGCGCCCGGCCGCCGCTGGCGATTACGACTGCCTCAATGTCAGCTCGAACGCCCTCCTCATCACCTGATTTCAGGGCGCCGGCATTGATGACCATATCCACGTCTGACGCGCCCTGTTCAATGGCTTTCTCCGTTTCATAGGCCTTTACACCCGATAAGTTCATGCCGTGCGGGAAACCGATGACCGTTGTTACACCGACACCGCTCCCTTCCAATGCTTGCACAGCTGTCGTTACCCAATACGGCGGGATACAAACAGTGGCAAAATGATAGTCTTTCGCCTCTTCGCACAATGCCACGATATCAGCTTTCGTCGCTTCCGGTTTTAGGAGGGTGTGATCAATATATGCGGTTAGTTCGTTCTGCTTCATTTTTATCTGCCTCTCTTTTTTATTTTCAATATAACATTTCCTAATCTCGCGGCAAACCGCCGGTTGACTTTGCCATACATTCGCTATACAATATAACTTGTGTTAAAAGACAGCAAGGTAAACGTACAACGTGCACCCTTCCATTTTGTTCCTCGACTGCGGCTGACCTATCGAGGTGCATCCCGTAACTCCCGGCTGTCGGAGCGAAGATGTGTGAAAGCAAAATGAGCGTTGTAAGAGATTGCCTGCCGTTGTTCTTTTTCACGCCATTAAACGTGATAAAGGAGGAGCTTTCATGGCTCGCTATACAGGTCCAACCTGGAAAAAATCCCGCCGTCTAGGCGTTTCGCTTAGCGGAACGGGGAAAGAATTGGCAAAGCGCCCTTACCCGCCGGGTGAGCACGGCCCTACCCAACGAAAAAAATTAAGTGAATACGGTTTGCAGCTTCGGGAAAAACAGAAGCTTCGCTATATGTATGGATTAAATGAGCGTCAGTTCGTACGCACATTTGAAAAAGCCGGGAAAATGAAAGGTGTTCACGGCGAGAACTTCATGATTTTGCTGGAAAGACGCTTGGACAACCTTGTGTACCGTGCCGGCCTTGCACGCACACGCCAAGGCGCGCGTCAACTCGTGAATCATGGCCACATCACCGTAGATGGAGGACGTGTCGATATCCCGTCCTATACAGTAAAGCCGGGGCAAACCTTCGGTGTTCGCGAAAAATCCCGCAACTTGAGTGTGATCGCGGACGCACGCGAAGCGTTGGCTTTCGAACCGGAATATATTAATTTCGACGGAGACAAGTTGGAAGGAACGTTCACGCGTTTGCCGGAACGCTCCGAATTGCCGTCCGAAATTAGCGAAGCCCTCATCGTGGAGTGGTATTCACGTTAAGGCGTTTCAGAAACAACCTCCTGCTTTTGGGGGTTGTTTTTTTAATCAAGCGCTGACTTTTACCACAACCAGAGCATAATCAACAAATAAACCTGCACCATGACGTAAAAAGCCACCGAGTAACCCAAATTAAACTTTAATCCGTTTTTCCATAAGGCTAAATGATTGGATTGGCTCAAAACAATTAGCGGTAATATAAATGGAGATAAAAAAACCGTAATGGCACTTCCCAGCGTCAAGCTGAGCACAATTAATTCAGGGGGATAGGGTAAGTTAACACCTTGGAAAATACCACCAACGAGAACCATGACCGTTAATGGGCCAAGCCCGATAAAACCTAAAAAAATAACAAGAAAAGGCAGGAGCCAAAACATATGAATAAATGTAGAATCCGATATATGAATAATCGTGTTAACAGCCCATGTTCCTCCTCCAGAGGCAATAAAAACGTTAATTAACATACCGGCCGAGAGCATAATCCCCAGTTCCTGTGACTTTTGGGAGACTTCCTCTCTCAAATAATTAATACAATGTTGCTTCAAATGAGACCATTTCTTTTTTATCACATAATAAAAGCATGACCAAACAAGAACACACATCGAAATAATCATTAACAATCCCCAGTCCATAAAGTGATTGATCACTAATACCGGACCGAAAAGAGTGAGGAACAATAATGCGAATTCACGTGTCAAAAAATGGTTACGCTTCGTCTCATTCACAGGCATGTTTTGGTGCAATTCATGCAAAATACCTGTCGTATAATCCAATCCGCTTCTTTTTTCATGAACGATCATAAACAAAAGGGACAACAAGATCCCACAAATGGATATAAAAAATCCTTGGAACAATGTGAAACCTAAAGAAGCACCTGTACTTTCAATGATAAACACCACGCTGGGAATACTGATCACCCAGATCGTGCTAAGTCCAAAACCTCGCAATAAAGCTGTACCTTTAAAATATTCCCAGTCTTCGTCTTTTTTGTTCCCTAACAATACCTGAATAAATTGAAAGAGTACCGGAATTGCACTAAATAAAAGAAAATAGGCAACAAATTGGGTAATAAACATGACACCGGCGTAGAACCGTTTGCTCGTTTTTAAAAGGTTTTTCGCAGAGCCGATTAAGGCTTCAATATAATTTTCCTCACGGAGCACCCAACTAATCATCGGGATAACTAGGAGAAGCAAGATTATACCCCTCATTTCCCGGATACCTTCCCATAGTTGCATCCATAGTTCGCTGCCTAGTGTAATATATCCGATAAATATTGAAGCGATCGTTAAAAAATAAGGAACTGGACTATTCTTAGGTTTTAGCAGTATAAGTGCAAAGTGTAACGCCAACATTCCGCTTGTAGACATCAGTTGCAACATCCATCCCTTATCCATAAAAAAAGAAAAGAGGTACAATATCGCATATAAAAGAATGCTGATCGTAAAACCATACTGTACAATACGATTCATCTTGTCATTCTCCTTGCAGTCATTCATATTTACTTTCAATGTAATGAAGTCGCTATCCCCATAATATCTGAGAGCACCAAAAAACAAAACACCATCGCAAGGGTTTCATACAATCCACGCCCCCGAGGTGTTTCACCTACGACAAATTATATTTCTTCAATTTCTGCACGATCGTCGCCTTGCTCTCCCCTTCATTAATTTGAGTTAGAGCCGACATCTTGGTCGAAAACGTTGTTTTATAGAATTGCCGATCCATAATTAACGTGTTACAATTATTGAAATCGCTTACTCTTTTTGCTATCGGACTTCAATTAGCACTATACGATCTGTTACAAGTTTATGAATCTTCTATTTATCGAAAAGTCATAACATTCAGCTACATTACAAGGGGGCAATCGACCATGCCGTTTGCTGAACAACACTCGAAAAAATATGATGCTATCGTTATTGGGGCAGGTTTCTCCGGTCTGTATATGCTCTATCGTTTGCGGGAAGCAGGTTTCTCGGTACAAGTATACGAGGCAGCCCCGGACATTGGAGGAACGTGGTATTTTAACCGCTACCCCGGCGCCCGTTGTGACATCGAGAGCATTTATTACAACTATACGTTTTCCGAAGAGCTTTTGAATGAGTGGGAATGGTCTTCAAAGTATGCCGAACAGCACGAAATTTTGAACTATATTAATTTTGTGGCGGACAAACTCGACCTACGTAAGGACATTCAATTACAAACACGGGTGACGTCCGCTGAATATAATGAAGAAAATCAAAAATGGGAAATCGAATTGGAAAACGGCAGCATAGTAATAGCCACCTACTTTATTCCGGCTGTGGGCGTTCTTTCCGCTTCAAACATTCCGAATATTAAAGGCATCGATCAATTCAAAGGGGCGTTGTACCACACAGGCGAATGGCCTCATGAAAAAGTTGATTTCAAGGGCAAACGGGTCGGTGTGATTGGAACAGGATCAAGCGGCATTCAGGCTATCCCAGTCATTGCTCAAGAAGCCGGCCACCTCACCGTTTTTCAGCGAACCCCACAATATAGCAGCCCGGCGCATAACCATCCGCTCGATTCAGAAACGATTCATAAAACAAAAGAGAACTTCAACGAGATTAGAGAAACGATGTATACCTCAATGCATGGCGTCCCCTCCTCCGCCAGCACCCGTGCAGCCGTTCAAGATACACCCGAAGAACGAGAGCGTATTTACGAAAAAGCTTGGCAAGAGGGCGGACTATTTTCGCTGTTGTATACGTATAGCGATATAGCCTTTAGCCCGGAAGCGAATGAAACTGTGGCTCAATTTATCCGTTCCAAAATAAACAAGACGGTTCACGATCCGGAAACGGCAAAGAAACTCATGCCTAATTTTTATTACGGGACGAAGCGGCCGATTCTTAATACCGATTATTTTGAAACGTATAACCGCGAGAATGTTTCTCTCATTGATTTGCGTACCGCACCGATTGAAGAAATCACGCCGAGTGGATTGCGCACGTCTGACTTGGCATATGACTTGGACATTCTCGTTTTTGCGACGGGTTTTGACGCGTTAACGGGGCCTTTGCTTAAGTTAAACATTCAAGGCAAAAACGGCGTTACACTGAACGAGAAGTGGGCCGATGGTACGCAAACCTATTTGGGGATAGCAACTTCAGGTTTTCCGAACATGTTTATGATTACCGGCCCGCAAAGTCCGTCTGTGCTCAGCAACATGATCGTTTCGATCGAGCAACATGTCGATTGGATTATCGATTGCCTTGCCTACCTTAAAGAACATGAGGTAGAAGCGATTGAGGCAAACGCGGAAGCCGAGCAAATGTGGGCAAAACAATGCAAGGCGATTGCCGATATGACCCTTTTATCTAAAACAGATTCATGGTATATGGGCGCAAATATAGAAGGAAAGCCACGAGAATTTCTCGCGTTCGCAGGGGGCGTCGGTCCCTATCGGCAAATATGTGATCAAGTCGCTTCCAAAGGCTATGAAGGGTTCACTCTCTTATCTGCTTCTCAACAAACAGAGGATAGAAAAGGAGATAAAACGATGAGTCGAAACGCAAATCTTGATCCGCAAGCACGGTTTGTTTTAGAGCAATTAGAAGCTTTAGGTGGGCCTCCTATGGAAACGCTTCCGCCTGAAGAGGCAAGAGCCGGGGCCAATTTCAGCCCCTTGGCAGGGCCTCCCGAAAAAGTCGGGCATGTTACGAACAAGACAATCACCGGACCCGGCGGAGAAATACCCGTCCGTATTTACTCCCCTGAAGGCGAAGGGCCATTCCCAGCACTCGTTTACTATCATGGCGGCGGTTGGGTCATCGGAGATTTGGAGACCGTCGACGTCCCTTGTCG
It includes:
- the deoC gene encoding deoxyribose-phosphate aldolase, yielding MKQNELTAYIDHTLLKPEATKADIVALCEEAKDYHFATVCIPPYWVTTAVQALEGSGVGVTTVIGFPHGMNLSGVKAYETEKAIEQGASDVDMVINAGALKSGDEEGVRADIEAVVIASGGRALVKVIIETSRLTDEEKKLATRLALEAGADYVKTSTGFHTAGATLADIKLMKEVVGENGKLKAAGGVKTAEDARTFIEAGTDRIGTSSGIAIVTGEGESDGY
- the rpsD gene encoding 30S ribosomal protein S4, translated to MARYTGPTWKKSRRLGVSLSGTGKELAKRPYPPGEHGPTQRKKLSEYGLQLREKQKLRYMYGLNERQFVRTFEKAGKMKGVHGENFMILLERRLDNLVYRAGLARTRQGARQLVNHGHITVDGGRVDIPSYTVKPGQTFGVREKSRNLSVIADAREALAFEPEYINFDGDKLEGTFTRLPERSELPSEISEALIVEWYSR